The Streptomyces sp. NBC_00659 genomic interval TTGAGCTGCTGGGTCTGGCCCTCGGTGAGGCGGTCTGGATGGCGGGTGAGCCAGCTGGTCACGTTCCGCACGGACGGCGCCTTGCGGGGCGGGTCATGCGGGAAGTTCTCGCGGAGTTTGGCCACGTAGACCTTCACCACGTTCTCGCCGCCGGGGTAGCCACGTTCGCGTACTTCCTCGAACAGGCGGCGGGCGATGGTGCAGCCCTCCGTCCACCGCTGGTGCAGGTAAGGCTTGTAGGGGTCGAGGATGCTGGCTCGGCCGGTCCACCGGCCGACCAGGAGTTCGTCCGCGCTTGCCGCATTGGCGAAGCGGCGGACGGTATTACGGGCCAGCCCCTGTTGGCGGGCGATCGCGCGCAGTCCGATGCCCTGCTCGAGGAGAGCGTGGACAGCCGCGTGCTGTTGCCGGACACGGTCGGAGAGTCGGCCGGTTGTCCGCGGTCCTCTGGGAGAGGGCAGATCAAGGTTCGTGTTCTCCGTGTCCGCGACGGCCTGGGCCGTGGCGGCGTCGTGCGGCTCACATAGCAGAGCTCGATGTTGGACGACTGTCTTCTCGACGGCCTCGGCGAGGTTCGACCAGATCTGCCACCGGTCCGCGACGTGGATGGCGTTCGGGGCGCCGAGCCGTCCGGCCTCGGCATAGGCGGTGGAGCGGTCCCGACAGATCACCTCGATCCCGGGATGGTCGGCGATCCACCGGGCGACCGTCGACGTCGTCCGGTCCGGAAGCAGGTCGATGGGCTGGCGGGTTTCGATGTCGATCAGGATCGTGCCGTACTTGTGGCCCTTGCGCAGCGCGAAGTCATCCACCCCGAGCACCCGCGGTGTCGAGGTCTCGGGCTCCGGCAGGCGACGGATCAACCGCAGCAGAGTCGACCTGCTCACCCCGACTGCCAGAGTCTGGGACAGGCGGGCACCGGCACGGCCGGCCAGCATCACCGCCACACGCTCCAGCACCGTCTGCAGCCCGGCGCTGCGTCGGCCATGCCGGACGGTCAGTCCGTCGACCTGCTCGGCGAACGTCGCCTGCCTGCATAAACGTTGGCCGCAGCGGAACCGCCGCACCTGTAACTCGATCAGCACAGGGCGGCCGCCGACCGAACTGTCGGCGAGCCGCCGTACGTACCGGCTGTGCACCCGAGACGACAGCGTCCCGCACGCTGGACGTACGGCCCGCTCCGCAACCGCCCGGGCCCGCACGGCCACCAACTCGCCGTCAGGCACAACGTTTTCAATCACGACACTTTGGACTTGGTGGAACCACAAGTTCTGGAGGAGGACATCACCCACGACCGTTCATGATCGCGGTTTCGGTGACCCTCCGTGGTCCCGGCACTGAAAGTGATCCAGAACCAGAATTCAGGCGTCGCCGAGACCGCGTCTGGACCGCGCCCTGAAGAAGATCGCGAAGCGGGGCGGAGTGGTCGTCCTGCTGGACGGCACCCTGATCCGCACCCGACACCGCACCGGAACGGACAACCGTAAGAACTACTCAGGCAAGCACAAGTCCCATGGCCTGCTGTTCCTCGCGCTGACCGACGAGAAGGGCAACCTGATCTGGATCTCCTCGGCCCGGCCCGGCCGGTCCAGCGAGATCACCACCGCCCGCCACGACAAGATCACCGCACACCTCCGCGAGGCCGGCCTTGGCGCCTTGGCCGACCTCGGCTTCGTAGGCCTGGACAACCAGCCCGACGACGACCCGGTGATCATCACCGGCCGCAAGGCCACCAAGAACCGCAGACTCACCGCCGCGGAGAAGGAAGCGAACCGCCTGCTGAACCGCGAACGCGCCGCCGTCGAGCACGGCTTCGCCAACCTCAAGTCCTGGCGCGTCCTCACCAAGGTCCGCATGAGCACCTGCCACGCGACCACCCTCCTGCGGGCCCTCCTCGTCCTTGCGAACGCCGAAGTCCAGAGGTGACAGACGATCTCCCCGGAACGATCAAGTTCCTGACCCGCACGAGTCCGCCACTCCCACCCCACACCAGCCCCGTGACCTGCGAGATCAGGATGAAACGATCTCAATGATGGAGCTGCGTCCCTGCCTGGTCGACCGGAAGGGCCGGGCAACGACCTCGTCAGCTGTCAGATATGGTCCGGCCCCGCTCCTCCTGGGGGAGCGGGGCCGGCGATGTCCATGGTGCTCAGCGGTCTTGGGCGGGGGTATAGAGCTCGCTCAGCAGGCTTCTCTTGGTCGCGACGAGATCAGCGGGAGACTATGCACGCCCACGGGTGGGCCCTCGCCGCGCAGCCCGCCCGGCCACCTGTGCCTCGTGCCGCGTGGGCAAGGCTGAGTCGAGTGGGGACACGGCACGGGACCCGGGAAGTCACCTCGAGCGGACGCACCGACGGACTCGGAAGAGCCGACATGAGACCGGGTTGCTGTCCTCAGGCGCGTCGAGGACGTCGATCTTGTCCACCAGGAATCCGTGTTCGACGAGGAGGTCCTCCCATAGCGTTGGGCCGAGGATCCACATCTGCACGTTCAGGGGCTCCCAGCCGGCGAGTGGAAGGATCTCAGGGTGGGCGGTGACCCTTTGGAAGGGGCCGCGGCCCGCTGCGTTGGTGTGCAGAACGGAGAAGAACAAGCGGCCGTCCGGCTTCAGTGCGGTGGCGATGGCAGGCAGGAGCCGGTGCGGGTCGATGTAGCCGAAGCCGTGGATCGAGTAGATCACGTCGTAAGGCTCGGCCTTCTTCAGGTACTCGACGGCGTCGGCGTGGATCAGGTTGAGTCCAGGCACATTGGCGTAGCGGGTAACAGCGCGTTCGTGCTGGGTGGTGGAGACTTCGACGGCGTGGACCACGGCGCCGTGCTCGCGCACCAGGTGGGCGGCGTACTTGCCGACTCCTGAGCCGATGCCGAGGACCCTCTTGCCGGACAGGTCGCCCATTACCTCGGCACCGGGGCCGCCCGGCCAGAAGCCCCAGTTGATGCGGTCGGCATCGGGGATGTCGGTGCCGCGGTCGATGTGGTGTCTGCCGTACGCGGTCCAGGCAGCCAGGTTCTGCTCGCTGCTCACGATGGTGTTCTCCGATCGAAAGGGGGCTATGGGCGCAGGGCGAAGCAGGCCAACCGGTCGAGATCGAGGGCGGTCACGGTGGACCAGCGGGAGGTGAGGAGTTCGACGTCGGGGGCGGTAATGCCCAGGCTCTTGAGGGGATCGTCCTCGGCCCGCCGGTTGGCGAGCTCGGTGACCACCCAGAAGGTCCCGCCGGGGGCAAGGAGTTGACGGACCCTGTTCATGAAGGCGCCCTTGTCGGTGATGAACCGGAAGACGAGCCGGCAGGTGATGACCGCGTACGCCAGATCGGGAAGCTCGCTTAGTGCTGGATTCCTCAAACGGTGTACACGTATCGGCGTCGTAGGGAGCGGGTTGGCGGTGCTGTTCTGCCCCAGATCCATGGGCCGGCATGGGAGTTGAGCTGGTTGGTTGCGAGGGTTGTGGCTTGGGCGATGTCGTCGGGGTTGGCGAAGGAGCGGCCGGCGAGGGCGGCTTTGCGGAAGATGCGCCACCAGCCTTCTTGGAGGTTGAGCCAGCACGCGCCGACGGGGATGAAGGCGTGGTGGATGCGGGGATGGTCCTCGAGCCAGGTCCGGGTGGACAGGCTGTTGTGGCTGGACAGGTTGTCGGTGACGATCCAGATCTCCCCGTCCGGGTTGGCATTTTCGACCTGTTGCAGGAACTGCTGGTAGAAGACGCTGTTGCGGGAGGACGCTGTCATGGTCAGGGCCTGGCCGTCGGCCGGCCGTAGACCGCCGTAGACCCAGGTTTTCTCCGGTCCGCGGCTGTAGTCGAGCTCCGCCTTGATCCGATGCCCGTTGGGTGACCAGGCGGGTGCGGGCGGGAAGGTCCGGGGGATCACCGGCCCCAGCTCGTCGGCGCAGATCACCGTCGCACCGTCGGGCGGGTGGGTGTAGAGGCCGATGATCCTTGTCCTTTTGGGACGAAGTCCGGGTCCTTCGATCGCATCCAGGACCGGGTACGGCGCCAGCGCACGCCCTCGGCGAGCAGGATGCGTCTGACCTGTGAGCGGCCCACCTCGATTCCTTCGGCCTGTGCTGCTGTGGCCAGGGAATCTAGCGTCCACTCGGGCGGTCCTGACTCATCGAAGGCCCACAGTTCCCCGACGGGCTCCCACCGCAGTCGTCCCGGCGGGATGGTCTTGACCAGGGAGATGATCTGGGATCGTTCCTGTTCGGTGATGCGTCGCTTGCGGCCCTGCCCGCCCAGATCATCCAGTCCCTGCAGGCCCAGGCGGTTGAAGCGGTGCAGCCAGCAGCGGACCGTTTTCTGGCTGCAGTCCAGCTCCACGGCGATCGCAGGGACCCGCAGCCCCGACCAGCTCAGCTCGATCATCCGGGCCCGCATCACCACATCCCGAGGAGCCTTCCGTGCCCGCGACAACCTGCGAACGAGAGCCCGCTCGTCCTCGTCACGCCCCGGTCGCGCCCATAAAACCATCGCCCAGCACCCGCCCCCGAGCACCCGCAACTACCCCGCCACCAGCACATATACCCAGTCAAAGAGGAATCCAGCACTAACGAGCTCGTGCACGGTAGGCGGTGAGACGTCGAGCCTGGATGGTTGATCATGGTCGGGTGGTGGGGAACTCGACGCGCGCGGTGATCATCAGCAATCGGCGGATCACGGGGCTGACTGCCGGAGTGATTGCTGAACTCGTCGAGGAGATCGGACCGTTGTGGCATGAGCGTCATCAGGCGAGGCTTGCCGCTCGCCCGCGGCAGAGAGCTGTGGGCGCCGGCGCGAAGTACCGGCTGGTGTTCGTCGACCGACTGCTGGCCACGCTGGTCCATCTTCGTCACGGGGTCACCCATGATGTGCTGGCCTGCTGGTTTGGAGCGGACCGCTCCACTATCACCCGGGCCATCGGTGAGGTGCGGCCCCTGCTCGCCGAGCGGGGCTGCACCGTCAGCCCCGACGTGCGGCTGCGGTCTCTGGCTGAGGTTGTCGACCATCTCGGCGCGAGCGGGACGACCGGCATCGTCGACGGCACCGAGATCCGGGTCCGTCGGCCCGCCGCCGGACGCAAGGACCGCGACAAGTTCATTTCCGGCAAGAACAAGCAGAACGCCGTCAAGTCCATGGTGGTCACGGACGGCGGAGGCCGCGTGCTGTGGTGCAGCCCGGCCCGTCCCGCAAGCTGCGCGGACATCACCCACGCCCGCCAGTTAGGGCTGGTAAAACTCCTGGCCGACGGGCCTGCAGTCGAGATCCTGGCTGATGCCGGCTACCAGGGACTGGGCGCCCAGCCCGGTGGCCGGGTGGTGACACCACCGCACCGCAAGTTCAAGAAGAACGCCCCGGACTGGTACGAGGAGATGCACGAGCGCCAGCGCAAGGCGCACTCATCACGACGTATCCGTGTCGAGCACGGCATCGCCCATCTGAAGAACTGGCGGGCCCTGGCCCGCCACCTCGGTCGCCGCGAGCACATCAGCGACACCGTCCAAGCCATCGCCAGCCTGCTGTCCCACCAGCAGACCGCGGACCTGAACCCGACACGGCAGATGTGAAGCCGGGCCGCACCGAAGTTCGCGACGTCTCACCGCCTACCGTGCACGAGCTCGTAAGCGTTGTCCCGTAAATGATCTTTGACGTGCTGGGTGACCTGCCGTTTCTCCGTCACCCGGCAAGGGTGAAGTTGTGCAGGCGGGCGATGCCGAGCATGGCGTGGTGGACGCCGTCGCCTTTGAGGCGGCAGTCGCGGAGGATCTTCCAGGTCTTCATGCGGGCGAAGGTGTGCTCGACGCGGGCGCGGACTTTGCGGTGAGAGGCGTTGTGTTCCTCTTTCCAGGCAGGGAGTTCGGCCTGGCCGGGTTCGCGGCGGTGCGGGATGATCAGGCCGGTGCCGCGGTAGCCGCCGTCCGCGATGACGGTGGTGTGGCCGACGGCGTCTTTCGCGCCGGACAGCTCCCATGCCTTGCAGTCGTTGCGGTTGCCGGGCAGTGGCCGGCCGACAGCGACGACGAGCCGGGTGTCGGCGTCGATGACGACCTGGTGGTTGGTGGAGTAGCGGTAGTTCTTCGACTGCTCGGCAACCTGGTGGTCGCGGGTGGGCACCAGAGTGCCGTCCACGATCAGCACGGTGTCCTTGCGGAACCGTCTGCGCTGCTGGAGGGCGAGCGCGGGGCCGAGGTGGTCGATGATGCGGTCGGCCGCGGACTTGGACACCCCGAACAGCGGCGCCAGTTGGCGCAGTGTGAGGTTGGTCCGCCAGTACGCGGCGACCAGCAGCACGCGGTCCTCCAGGGGCAGGCTCCACGGCCTGCCCCTGCGGACCGGATCCGCACCCTCGCGCCGCAACGCTGTGATCAGCTTGCCGAACTGGCGCGGACTCAGCCCGGTGAACGGGGCTATCCAGGACGGCTCCGACGCCGTGATCACACCAGCCACACCAAGATCATCTCACCCGTGACCAGCAGTTACGGGACAAGTCTTAGGCTCCGCTTGCCATATTCAGGCTGTCCCTCAAATGGCGGGAGGCAGCCAGCGCATCGACGTATGCTTCAGGCAAGTCGGCGTAGAGCCGTGTATAGAGCTCCACGGCTTCCTCTGCTACCGGAAATGCCTCCTGATGCCGGCCCACCTCAGATAGGTAGATTCCGAGGTTCTGGAGTGCTCTGGCGAGGTGGGGCGTGTGGACGTCGGGATCGCTCGCCACCAGTTGCCGAAAGAGTTCTATCCCTTCCTTACAGGCTGCGAGTGCTTCTCGTCGCTGCCCCACGCTACTCAGTTGGATCCCGAGGTTCAGGACCGCGCCGGCGAGGTCGGGCGTGTGGACTTCAGGATCGCTCGCCACCAGTTGGCGGAAGAGTCCGACGGCTTCTCGGGAAGCTGCGAGTGCTTCTTGACGCTGCCCCACCTCCCCCGACTGGGTCCCAAGGTCCTGGAGCGCCATGGCGAGGAGTGATGTGTAGACGTCGGAATCGTTCGTCACCAGTTGGCGGAAGAGTTTCACAGCCTCTTGGAACGCTCCTAGTGCGTCTCGTCGAATTCCCGCTATACCCAGTTGGATGCCGAGGTTGTGGACCGCACTGGCGAGGTGGGGTGTGTGGACTTCGGGATCGCTTACCACCAGTTGGCGGAAGAGTCCGACGGCTTCTCGGGAAGCTGCGAGCGACTCTCGTCGCTGCCCCACCTTCCTTAGATGGGTCGCAAGGCTTTGGACCGCACTGGCGAGGAAGGGTGTGTAGGCGTCGGGATCGCTCACCACCAGTTGGCGGACCAGTTCCACGGCTTCCTGGGAAACGGCGAGTGCTTCTTGTCGCTGCCCCAGCCGGAGTCCAAGGTTATAGACCGCGCCGGCGAGGTCGGGCGTGTGGACTTCGGGATCGTTCTCCACCAGTTGGCGGAAGAGTCCGACGGCTTTTTTCAGGGCTATGCATGCTTTTCGTCGCTGCCCCACCTCTCCCAGATGGGTCCCAAAGTTCTGGAGCGCCATGGCGAGGTCGGGCGTGTGGGTGTCTGGATCCTCCGCTACGAGTTGCTGGAAGAGCCCTACGGATTGCTCGGCTGCCGCGAGCGCCTCCCGATGCCGTCCTAGAGGGCCCAGATAAGTGCCCATGTTTTGTAGCGCCCTGGCGAGGTCGGGCGTGTGGGTGTCTGGATCCTCCGCTACGAGTTGCTGGAAGAGCCCTACGGATTGCTCGGCTGCCGCGAGCGCCTCCCGATGCCGTCCCACTTGCCCCAGCCGAGACCCAAGCCTGCGCTGTGCCAGGGCCAGTTGCACGTTGCTCTCAGCCCGCAGGCAGCACTGTTCGGCAGCGGCGAGCGCGGCGCAGGGAAGGATGCCGGTGTTCTTTGGACTCACCTCGTCCAGCTTTCTCAACTCCTCGTAGTTGAGATTTAGGGTGCTAATCACTGCGGCCAGGGCAGTGTCGAGTGGGCCGGCCCCGTAGCGCGCGATGCTGAAGATGAGAGGGAGGAACGTTTTCGGGTCGGCGCGTATGACAGCGACGAGCCCGGTGACTGTCTCTGGGGCAGTGTGGGCGGCACGGGCGAGGTGCTTGATCAGCCGCATAGGGGCATCGGCGTCTGTGGCGGATGGTGTAGCCATTGTGGCTGACCCTTCCTGTCAGATAGTGAGAGCTGCATTGGCTAGGGCGGCAGGTAATCCGGGGTGTGCTGCTACGCATAGTGCGGCGTATCGATCGGCCAGGTAGGAAGGCAGATGCAGATCGAGCCATTGGCCTCCGCGCTGGGCGTAGAGCTGGTGGAGCCAGAGGGCCAGCTCAGTGCGGCGCTTGTCGCTGCTGCTAGTCAAGCCCGGCAGGTGGGCCAGGCGTCGCACGGCCTGTTCCAGGTTGTCAGCGCCTATTAGGGTTGCGGTGGCAATGGCGCTCTGTAGAATCGGCAGGGGCATAGTTATGGCGGAGTGTTCCGCAGCGTTCGTGCGCCACCACGCCTCCTCAGTGGTGAAAAGCTGGCGCAACGCAGTGGTGAGCTCAACCGGGCCGGTGAGTCCGTTGTAGGCGGTAATAGCAGCGGCGGCTTGCAACTCACCAACGGAGATGGCAGTTGTGACGCCGATCAGGGAGGCACTCGGCACTGGGCGGTCGAAGTAACGGGCATACTGCCTGACCGCGCCCTGAAACTGCTGGAACTGGTCAGTTGCGTCCGCGAGAGCGGAAGGAATCTGGGTGCGGCCGGCCGGACTGAGGACAGCCTGGTCAGCGGGGTCCATGGCGGCGCGGATCCGCGCCCACCAGGATGCAAACTCCCGTCCGCACAGTACAACTTTGACCTGGTCCGACGACGCGCGCGCCAGTGTGCTCAGCATGCCGGCCAGGTCGTCCTGCTG includes:
- a CDS encoding ISL3 family transposase, which encodes MGDVLLQNLWFHQVQSVVIENVVPDGELVAVRARAVAERAVRPACGTLSSRVHSRYVRRLADSSVGGRPVLIELQVRRFRCGQRLCRQATFAEQVDGLTVRHGRRSAGLQTVLERVAVMLAGRAGARLSQTLAVGVSRSTLLRLIRRLPEPETSTPRVLGVDDFALRKGHKYGTILIDIETRQPIDLLPDRTTSTVARWIADHPGIEVICRDRSTAYAEAGRLGAPNAIHVADRWQIWSNLAEAVEKTVVQHRALLCEPHDAATAQAVADTENTNLDLPSPRGPRTTGRLSDRVRQQHAAVHALLEQGIGLRAIARQQGLARNTVRRFANAASADELLVGRWTGRASILDPYKPYLHQRWTEGCTIARRLFEEVRERGYPGGENVVKVYVAKLRENFPHDPPRKAPSVRNVTSWLTRHPDRLTEGQTQQLKAILARCPALDRTAHHVRTFAELMNNRQGRDLNQWIPSVQADDLPALHTFVTGLGQDLDAVVAGLSLCYSSGAVEGQNNKIKMLKRQMFGRANFDLLRKRVLLTARCRS
- a CDS encoding transposase family protein, which gives rise to MVVLLDGTLIRTRHRTGTDNRKNYSGKHKSHGLLFLALTDEKGNLIWISSARPGRSSEITTARHDKITAHLREAGLGALADLGFVGLDNQPDDDPVIITGRKATKNRRLTAAEKEANRLLNRERAAVEHGFANLKSWRVLTKVRMSTCHATTLLRALLVLANAEVQR
- a CDS encoding class I SAM-dependent methyltransferase; protein product: MSSEQNLAAWTAYGRHHIDRGTDIPDADRINWGFWPGGPGAEVMGDLSGKRVLGIGSGVGKYAAHLVREHGAVVHAVEVSTTQHERAVTRYANVPGLNLIHADAVEYLKKAEPYDVIYSIHGFGYIDPHRLLPAIATALKPDGRLFFSVLHTNAAGRGPFQRVTAHPEILPLAGWEPLNVQMWILGPTLWEDLLVEHGFLVDKIDVLDAPEDSNPVSCRLFRVRRCVRSR
- a CDS encoding transposase, whose protein sequence is MICADELGPVIPRTFPPAPAWSPNGHRIKAELDYSRGPEKTWVYGGLRPADGQALTMTASSRNSVFYQQFLQQVENANPDGEIWIVTDNLSSHNSLSTRTWLEDHPRIHHAFIPVGACWLNLQEGWWRIFRKAALAGRSFANPDDIAQATTLATNQLNSHAGPWIWGRTAPPTRSLRRRYVYTV
- a CDS encoding helix-turn-helix domain-containing protein gives rise to the protein MRARMIELSWSGLRVPAIAVELDCSQKTVRCWLHRFNRLGLQGLDDLGGQGRKRRITEQERSQIISLVKTIPPGRLRWEPVGELWAFDESGPPEWTLDSLATAAQAEGIEVGRSQVRRILLAEGVRWRRTRSWMRSKDPDFVPKGQGSSASTPTRPTVRR
- a CDS encoding transposase family protein → MGNSTRAVIISNRRITGLTAGVIAELVEEIGPLWHERHQARLAARPRQRAVGAGAKYRLVFVDRLLATLVHLRHGVTHDVLACWFGADRSTITRAIGEVRPLLAERGCTVSPDVRLRSLAEVVDHLGASGTTGIVDGTEIRVRRPAAGRKDRDKFISGKNKQNAVKSMVVTDGGGRVLWCSPARPASCADITHARQLGLVKLLADGPAVEILADAGYQGLGAQPGGRVVTPPHRKFKKNAPDWYEEMHERQRKAHSSRRIRVEHGIAHLKNWRALARHLGRREHISDTVQAIASLLSHQQTADLNPTRQM
- a CDS encoding transposase: MAGVITASEPSWIAPFTGLSPRQFGKLITALRREGADPVRRGRPWSLPLEDRVLLVAAYWRTNLTLRQLAPLFGVSKSAADRIIDHLGPALALQQRRRFRKDTVLIVDGTLVPTRDHQVAEQSKNYRYSTNHQVVIDADTRLVVAVGRPLPGNRNDCKAWELSGAKDAVGHTTVIADGGYRGTGLIIPHRREPGQAELPAWKEEHNASHRKVRARVEHTFARMKTWKILRDCRLKGDGVHHAMLGIARLHNFTLAG
- a CDS encoding tetratricopeptide repeat protein; amino-acid sequence: MRLIKHLARAAHTAPETVTGLVAVIRADPKTFLPLIFSIARYGAGPLDTALAAVISTLNLNYEELRKLDEVSPKNTGILPCAALAAAEQCCLRAESNVQLALAQRRLGSRLGQVGRHREALAAAEQSVGLFQQLVAEDPDTHTPDLARALQNMGTYLGPLGRHREALAAAEQSVGLFQQLVAEDPDTHTPDLAMALQNFGTHLGEVGQRRKACIALKKAVGLFRQLVENDPEVHTPDLAGAVYNLGLRLGQRQEALAVSQEAVELVRQLVVSDPDAYTPFLASAVQSLATHLRKVGQRRESLAASREAVGLFRQLVVSDPEVHTPHLASAVHNLGIQLGIAGIRRDALGAFQEAVKLFRQLVTNDSDVYTSLLAMALQDLGTQSGEVGQRQEALAASREAVGLFRQLVASDPEVHTPDLAGAVLNLGIQLSSVGQRREALAACKEGIELFRQLVASDPDVHTPHLARALQNLGIYLSEVGRHQEAFPVAEEAVELYTRLYADLPEAYVDALAASRHLRDSLNMASGA
- a CDS encoding P-loop NTPase is translated as MPFSPLRRRELLSLVDWCRTPGGKRMWQVMGGAGGGKTRLLIEAVEQLAGEHVECGWVQHGQAVAAAEAALLRQGRVLLLVDDVDASPRQQDDLAGMLSTLARASSDQVKVVLCGREFASWWARIRAAMDPADQAVLSPAGRTQIPSALADATDQFQQFQGAVRQYARYFDRPVPSASLIGVTTAISVGELQAAAAITAYNGLTGPVELTTALRQLFTTEEAWWRTNAAEHSAITMPLPILQSAIATATLIGADNLEQAVRRLAHLPGLTSSSDKRRTELALWLHQLYAQRGGQWLDLHLPSYLADRYAALCVAAHPGLPAALANAALTI